The Osmerus eperlanus chromosome 20, fOsmEpe2.1, whole genome shotgun sequence DNA segment tctcccaatgtgtcttttctgtctgtctctctctttctctcctccctccctccctccctccctccctccccccaggggcTGCCTGTTCTACGGCCCCCCGGGGACAGGGAAGACCCTGGTGGCGCGGGCGCTGGCTAACGAGTGCAGCCAGGGGGACAGGAAGGTGGCCTTCTTCATGAGGAAGGGGGCTGACTGCCTCAGCAAGTGGGTGGGCGAGTCGGAGCGACAGCTGCGCCTGCTCTTCGACCAGGTatggctggggaggggaggggaggtagggctCGGTACAACTGGGTAGTGTTGCGTAGtgctgggtagtgttgggtagtgttgggtagttttgggtagtgttgggtagtgttgggtagtgttgggtagtgtcGTGTAGTGTCGGGTAGTGTTGTGTAGtgctgggtagtgttgggtagtgttgggtagtgtcGGGTAGTGTCAtgtagtgttgggtagtgttgtgtagtgttgggtagtgttgggtagtgttgggtagtgctgggtagtgttgggtagtgttggatagtgctgggtagtgttgggtagtgttgggtagtgttgggtagtgtcGGGTAGTGTCGTGTAGtgctgggtagtgttgggtagtgttgggtagtgctgggtagtgttgggtagtgctgggtagtgttgggtagtgttgggtagtgttgggtagtgtcgtgtagtgttgggtagtgctgggtagtgttgggtagtgttgggtagtgctgggtagtgttgggtagtgctgggtagtgttgggtagtgttgacCTCTGTGACTGACCtctggtgtgtgtctcaccaccaGGCCTACCAGATGCGTCCGTCCATCATATTCTTTGATGAGATTGACGGTCTAGCTCCGGTCCGCTCCAGCCGTCAGGACCAGATACacaggtgcctgtgtgtgtgtgtgtgtgtgtgttgactggtgtgtctgggtcacctgtgtgtgtgtgtactgactggtgtgtctgggtcacctgtgtgtgtgtgtgtgtgtctgagtcacctgtgtgtgtgtgtgtgtgtgtgtatgtgtatggtaactgatgtctgtgtgtgtgtgtgtctgagtcacctgtgtgtgtgtgtatgcgtatgctaactggtgtgtgtgtgtgtcctgcagctcCATCGTGTCCACGCTGCTGGCTCTGATGGACGGGCTGGACAGccggggggaggtggtggtgatcGGAGCCACTAACCGCCTGGACGCCATCGACCCCGCCCTCAGGAGGCCCGGACGCTTCGACAGGGAGTTCCTGTTTGGCCTCCCCGACCgcgaggtgcacacacacacactcacacacacacacacttgcatagaTACGCACACATAGGCACACTGGATTTCTTCACTTTGATCCGAAAAACGCATTTGAAGAAATCCAGTGATGAGCTTGTCTTCTTCTGTACTTTCCtcggcctttgtgtgtgtgtgtgtgtgtgtcgctcagTCTCGTCGAGACATCCTGAAGATCCACACCCATCAGTggtgccccgccccctccgACACCTTCCTGGATGAGCTGGCTGACAAGTGTGTCGGTACGGCAACACGCCACGGCCTTAGTTAGGCCTTCCATCTAGATATTCAGTTTAAATTCTGTTCATCcagtctctcgctctgtctctccttctgtctctccccatTTCTCCTTATATTTCTTCCTTTATCTGTCCTTccgtcgctctctgtctctctctctctctccacctgtccccccttcctctcttcctttatctcttcctctcccgctttctctttctttatccctccctccctcccccgccagGCTACTGCGGCGCAGACATCAAGGCGGTGTGCGCGGAGGCGGCCCTCTGCGCGCTGCGGCGCCGCTACCCCCAGatctactcctcctcccagaAGCTGCTGCTCGACGTCTCCTCCATCAACGTCACCGCCACCGACTTCCTGGCCGCCATGGCCAAGACGGTGGCCGCCTCCCAGAGGGCCGTGTCGTCCCCCGCCAAggccctggccccggccctggcccccCTGCTGGGCTCGGAGCTCGCCGCCCTCCTGGACGGCCTGCAGAAGCTGTTCCCCCACGCCGAGCAGGGcctcaggaagaggagggaggcctCGGGtgggtctgggttagggttcgaTGGGGGTTTGACAGGGTCATCGGCTGATTTGGGTTTGGTTCTCTTAGCCTTCCTCACATGGTTGTGGGTTGTATTGACTTGCCTTTTTTTATATTAGTATTGTATTGTTTTACATTGTACTGTACAGCATTGTATGGTATTGTGTTCTCTCGTGTTGTAACAAGCATCTTTTGAGCAGTGCACAGTTattgtgtgtggagcaggttGATTTGACAGCAGTGTTTTTATACCTCGTGTCTTGAAGCTGATGGATGTGCTGTTGTGGTTGCTGTGGCAGACCTTCTGGAGGACGACCTGCTGTACAGCGGGGACGAGGGGACCTCCTCCAACACCTCCATCTCCAAgcagacccccccctccacggGCAGCTTCCTCCACCTGGCGCGGtaaccaccctcacacaccccgaCTCCCCTGCTCTCCGTCTGGGTAAAGGCTCGAGGCAGAGAGGGCTCACAACACTCGCTTGGaacctctgtctccttccatctcccacTCCCTGTCCTATCCACCCCTCCTTtccacctcccccttcccccgccAGGAGTGCAGTGCACCAGCCCACCTCCCACCGGCCCCGGCTCCTGCTGACGGGGCGTCCCGGGGCGGGGCAGAGCGCCCACCTGGCCCCCGCCATGCTCCACGCCCTGGAGAGGTTCAGCGTGTACACCCTGGACGTGGCCGTGCTGTTTGGGGTCAGCTCCACCTCACCCGAGGAGGCCTGCGCTCAGGTACGCAGGctctggctccctccctccctcctactacttcctcccacctctctccctcctccacctcctcccctatctcctcctccacctcctgtaacccccaccttcctcctccctcctactacctctctccctcctccacctcctcccctatatccacctcctctaacccccatcttcctcatcccccaccttcctcctccccaacctcctccctcctcgccaTCTCCTGATAACCctaatccccctcccccccaggtgttCTGTGAGGCCAGGCGTACGTCCCCCAGCATCCTGTACGTCCCCAGGATCCAGCGCTGGTGGGACACGGTGGGGCCGGCCCTGAAGGCCACCTTCACCAGCCTGCTGCAGGAcctgccctccttctcccccgtgCTGCTGCTGGCCACCAGCGACCAGGCCCACCACGACCTGGACCACGAGGTAgggacggcacacacacacactcgccacgCGCAGAACACATGGGCACACGAGCACCCACAAGACACgcacaagcacactcacacacgccagACAAACTTGACTGCGGTGCGTCACGTTTGCCATCGTTCCCAGTGTTGGTAGTAAGTGTTGCTCCCTCCTCAGGTTCAGGCTCTGTTCCGTGTGGAGCACGGAGAGGTTCACTCCATCCGGACGCCCacccagcaggagaggaggaggttctTCGAGGACCTGATCCTCTTCCAGGCTGCCAAAGCCCCCGCTTCCAAGAAGAAGGCCTGTGAGTGACGACGACAGGATAGCTGGGTGCACGATGGCTTGTATTGATGAGTTCCGAGGGAGATTTGACCCTTTGACCAGTTGTTTTACtgcaccttccctcctctccccactcccccccaaaccctcctcgcttcacctccccccccatctccactccactccctgCAACACTTCACTTCACCCCTTCCTTTCCcaaccctcccctctgccccctccactAACCCTTCCCACTtcaacctcctccaccctccagtgaTGCATGCCATGGAGgtgctccccctggccccccctccgccccccaggCAGATGTCGGATCGCGAGCGCCTGCgcatggaggagaaggaagaggacacCCTGCGGGAGCTACGCCTCTTCCTGCGGAACGTCACCGAGCGCCTGGCGCAGGACAAACGCTTCAGGGCCTTCAGCAGGCCTGTGGacgtggaggaggtgaggggaggggagggggggagttggaagaaaagaaaagaggagagatgacaaACCGGTTGCTCGTAAGACTGTGTTAATATCGAGGGGGTTTGAGGTGCAAGATACttgtacttacatttacatttagcagacgctcttatccagagcgacttacagtaagtacagggacattctcccccgaggcaagtagggtgaagtgccttgcccaaggacacaatgtcattttgcacggccgggaatcgaaccaacaaccttctgattaatagcccgactccctaaccgctcagccatctgacccctgtaCTTAGATCGCACGGGTCAGATTGCTATCACTGTCAAATCATGGGCGGAGGAATTACAGGACATCACTTTGTTGCAAATCACGCAATTAGACCCATGACCTTACTGAGTAAGGACTTCACCACTGACCATAGTGATGAGATTGTGACGGTCTAATTTAGACTGCTTTGGTTCCCACCCCTAGTGGGTCAGGAGTGCTTGCGTCTAAGAGCCTACTCTCTACTCCATACCGTctgaggtctgtgtgtttgtcccccCCAGGTCCCTGACTACACGACCGTGATCAAGAGCCCCATGGACCTGTCCACCGTCCTGGCCCACGTGGACTCCCACAAGTACGTCACCGTCCGGGAGTTTGCCAACGACGTGGACCTGATCTGGAAGAACGCGCTGGAGTACAACCCAGACAGCGACCCCTCTGGTAGGAAGACCTCTGGCTTTAGTTTCCCCCTctttcacctctcccctctcccgtcccccttccatctcctcccccctgtcttgGCCATCTCTATGTGTATGTTATACTCTCATGCGTAATGTATCTCATCATCCATCCCCCTTCTCTCGCGATCTTATCTCTTTCCTcacacctcccttcctctctcattgtctcttcctcatccctctccttctctctcttccctctccctgctctctctcttccctctctctcctctctctctccctcctctctctctctccagaccgtCAGATTCGCCACCGGGCGTGTGCGCTGAAAGACACGCTCCACGCCATCATACGTGACGAGCTGGACGAGGACTTTGACATGATCTGCGAGCAGATTAGAAACTCACGGAACAAGAGAGGTGACTGTCTGGTGAACTACATAACGTAACTCtattagctaactagctaaataTTAACAAACTAGCCAGGTAAATACTGCTCTTTTGTTGTTCTGTATGAGATCCTCAAGACATGGACATTCCCTCACATTTGTTCATTCACattgttttatatttttttgcCACGTTTTCATGCATTAAGGTGTTATAGTAAAGATGTCATCTCCCAGGGCTGGTTTACACGGTGTCACTGAGCTCTGTAAACAACTCCTTCTTGCTGGAGATCCATGAGTTTCCTGGTTCTGCTTGCCTGCAGGCTGCAAGACGTCCATGTTCGCCCCATCCTACTACCAGACGCTGCCCCGAGAGGAGGGCTGCTCTGACGACAGGAGGCCAAACGGCAAGGACGCCAGCACACCCTTCGCCGCCGACGCTC contains these protein-coding regions:
- the LOC134006857 gene encoding ATPase family AAA domain-containing protein 2-like isoform X5, which codes for MKIQSSLADIDPMVIDQSVRFDSVGGLTSHISALKEMVVFPLLYPEVFDKFKIQPPRGCLFYGPPGTGKTLVARALANECSQGDRKVAFFMRKGADCLSKWVGESERQLRLLFDQAYQMRPSIIFFDEIDGLAPVRSSRQDQIHSSIVSTLLALMDGLDSRGEVVVIGATNRLDAIDPALRRPGRFDREFLFGLPDRESRRDILKIHTHQWCPAPSDTFLDELADKCVGYCGADIKAVCAEAALCALRRRYPQIYSSSQKLLLDVSSINVTATDFLAAMAKTVAASQRAVSSPAKALAPALAPLLGSELAALLDGLQKLFPHAEQGLRKRREASDLLEDDLLYSGDEGTSSNTSISKQTPPSTGSFLHLARSAVHQPTSHRPRLLLTGRPGAGQSAHLAPAMLHALERFSVYTLDVAVLFGVSSTSPEEACAQVFCEARRTSPSILYVPRIQRWWDTVGPALKATFTSLLQDLPSFSPVLLLATSDQAHHDLDHEVQALFRVEHGEVHSIRTPTQQERRRFFEDLILFQAAKAPASKKKALMHAMEVLPLAPPPPPRQMSDRERLRMEEKEEDTLRELRLFLRNVTERLAQDKRFRAFSRPVDVEEVPDYTTVIKSPMDLSTVLAHVDSHKYVTVREFANDVDLIWKNALEYNPDSDPSDRQIRHRACALKDTLHAIIRDELDEDFDMICEQIRNSRNKRGCKTSMFAPSYYQTLPREEGCSDDRRPNGKDASTPFAADAPRPTKRRGGRVTRATWTAAQQQQVIDVDKALEILSQKSPQLVVDHDKLKDLLKRVVTKTEGYEVCQLEKLYALLCQSIYRHRKNYDKTELVQEMKSEIDNFC
- the LOC134006857 gene encoding ATPase family AAA domain-containing protein 2-like isoform X2, with product MEDDQNGQADLSSRSEGPQGLSRCSTRTTSTDEAVLKKMEEWKRMCRLRGRGVREGRICSIAQRIKTCETPSRKVASSQDNEYLEDDEDGDDDDREKDEEAEMDEEADCDGEDGEFSEVRQKNAKFQKSRNNPPKFFQHHASSTRGSYCISASVPRSAYTTSGRRARSGNTHTHMKHAWHTRRDSVSSEEEEDSDEEDGGKTSCLPVNLRKEDILGIHRDRMKIQSSLADIDPMVIDQSVRFDSVGGLTSHISALKEMVVFPLLYPEVFDKFKIQPPRGCLFYGPPGTGKTLVARALANECSQGDRKVAFFMRKGADCLSKWVGESERQLRLLFDQAYQMRPSIIFFDEIDGLAPVRSSRQDQIHSSIVSTLLALMDGLDSRGEVVVIGATNRLDAIDPALRRPGRFDREFLFGLPDRESRRDILKIHTHQWCPAPSDTFLDELADKCVGYCGADIKAVCAEAALCALRRRYPQIYSSSQKLLLDVSSINVTATDFLAAMAKTVAASQRAVSSPAKALAPALAPLLGSELAALLDGLQKLFPHAEQGLRKRREASDLLEDDLLYSGDEGTSSNTSISKQTPPSTGSFLHLARSAVHQPTSHRPRLLLTGRPGAGQSAHLAPAMLHALERFSVYTLDVAVLFGVSSTSPEEACAQVFCEARRTSPSILYVPRIQRWWDTVGPALKATFTSLLQDLPSFSPVLLLATSDQAHHDLDHEVQALFRVEHGEVHSIRTPTQQERRRFFEDLILFQAAKAPASKKKALMHAMEVLPLAPPPPPRQMSDRERLRMEEKEEDTLRELRLFLRNVTERLAQDKRFRAFSRPVDVEEVPDYTTVIKSPMDLSTVLAHVDSHKYVTVREFANDVDLIWKNALEYNPDSDPSDRQIRHRACALKDTLHAIIRDELDEDFDMICEQIRNSRNKRGCKTSMFAPSYYQTLPREEGCSDDRRPNGKDASTPFAADAPRPTKRRGGRVTRATWTAAQQQQVIDVDKALEILSQKSPQLVVDHDKLKDLLKRVVTKTEGYEVCQLEKLYALLCQSIYRHRKNYDKTELVQEMKSEIDNFC
- the LOC134006857 gene encoding ATPase family AAA domain-containing protein 2-like isoform X1: MNDSTTPENGIPVKKTRISQKHLDNSIMEDDQNGQADLSSRSEGPQGLSRCSTRTTSTDEAVLKKMEEWKRMCRLRGRGVREGRICSIAQRIKTCETPSRKVASSQDNEYLEDDEDGDDDDREKDEEAEMDEEADCDGEDGEFSEVRQKNAKFQKSRNNPPKFFQHHASSTRGSYCISASVPRSAYTTSGRRARSGNTHTHMKHAWHTRRDSVSSEEEEDSDEEDGGKTSCLPVNLRKEDILGIHRDRMKIQSSLADIDPMVIDQSVRFDSVGGLTSHISALKEMVVFPLLYPEVFDKFKIQPPRGCLFYGPPGTGKTLVARALANECSQGDRKVAFFMRKGADCLSKWVGESERQLRLLFDQAYQMRPSIIFFDEIDGLAPVRSSRQDQIHSSIVSTLLALMDGLDSRGEVVVIGATNRLDAIDPALRRPGRFDREFLFGLPDRESRRDILKIHTHQWCPAPSDTFLDELADKCVGYCGADIKAVCAEAALCALRRRYPQIYSSSQKLLLDVSSINVTATDFLAAMAKTVAASQRAVSSPAKALAPALAPLLGSELAALLDGLQKLFPHAEQGLRKRREASDLLEDDLLYSGDEGTSSNTSISKQTPPSTGSFLHLARSAVHQPTSHRPRLLLTGRPGAGQSAHLAPAMLHALERFSVYTLDVAVLFGVSSTSPEEACAQVFCEARRTSPSILYVPRIQRWWDTVGPALKATFTSLLQDLPSFSPVLLLATSDQAHHDLDHEVQALFRVEHGEVHSIRTPTQQERRRFFEDLILFQAAKAPASKKKALMHAMEVLPLAPPPPPRQMSDRERLRMEEKEEDTLRELRLFLRNVTERLAQDKRFRAFSRPVDVEEVPDYTTVIKSPMDLSTVLAHVDSHKYVTVREFANDVDLIWKNALEYNPDSDPSDRQIRHRACALKDTLHAIIRDELDEDFDMICEQIRNSRNKRGCKTSMFAPSYYQTLPREEGCSDDRRPNGKDASTPFAADAPRPTKRRGGRVTRATWTAAQQQQVIDVDKALEILSQKSPQLVVDHDKLKDLLKRVVTKTEGYEVCQLEKLYALLCQSIYRHRKNYDKTELVQEMKSEIDNFC
- the LOC134006857 gene encoding ATPase family AAA domain-containing protein 2-like isoform X3, which gives rise to MNDSTTPENGIPVKKTRISQKHLDNSIMEDDQNGQADLSSRSEGPQGLSRCSTRTTSTDEAVLKKMEEWKRMCRLRGRGVREGRICSIAQRIKTCETPSRKVASSQDNEYLEDDEDGDDDDREKDEEAEMDEEADCDGEDGEFSEVRQKNAKFQKSRNNPPKFFQHHASSTRGSYCISASVPRSAYTTSGRRARSGNTHTHMKHAWHTRRDSVSSEEEEDSDEEDGGKTSCLPVNLRKEDILGIHRDRMKIQSSLADIDPMVIDQSVRFDSVGGLTSHISALKEMVVFPLLYPEVFDKFKIQPPRGCLFYGPPGTGKTLVARALANECSQGDRKVAFFMRKGADCLSKWVGESERQLRLLFDQAYQMRPSIIFFDEIDGLAPVRSSRQDQIHSSIVSTLLALMDGLDSRGEVVVIGATNRLDAIDPALRRPGRFDREFLFGLPDRESRRDILKIHTHQWCPAPSDTFLDELADKCVGYCGADIKAVCAEAALCALRRRYPQIYSSSQKLLLDVSSINVTATDFLAAMAKTVAASQRAVSSPAKALAPALAPLLGSELAALLDGLQKLFPHAEQGLRKRREASDLLEDDLLYSGDEGTSSNTSISKQTPPSTGSFLHLARSAVHQPTSHRPRLLLTGRPGAGQSAHLAPAMLHALERFSVYTLDVAVLFGVSSTSPEEACAQVFCEARRTSPSILYVPRIQRWWDTVGPALKATFTSLLQDLPSFSPVLLLATSDQAHHDLDHEVQALFRVEHGEVHSIRTPTQQERRRFFEDLILFQAAKAPASKKKALMHAMEVLPLAPPPPPRQMSDRERLRMEEKEEDTLRELRLFLRNVTERLAQDKRFRAFSRPVDVEEVPDYTTVIKSPMDLSTVLAHVDSHKYVTVREFANDVDLIWKNALEYNPDSDPSDRQIRHRACALKDTLHAIIRDELDEDFDMICEQIRNSRNKRGCKTSMFAPSYYQTLPREEGCSDDRRPNGKDASTPFAADALPPSRQGRRQEKRKHDAKASGV
- the LOC134006857 gene encoding ATPase family AAA domain-containing protein 2-like isoform X4, which encodes MNDSTTPENGIPVKKTRISQKHLDNSIMEDDQNGQADLSSRSEGPQGLSRCSTRTTSTDEAVLKKMEEWKRMCRLRGRGVREGRICSIAQRIKTCETPSRKVASSQDNEYLEDDEDGDDDDREKDEEAEMDEEADCDGEDGEFSEVRQKNAKFQKSRNNPPKFFQHHASSTRGSYCISASVPRSAYTTSGRRARSGNTHTHMKHAWHTRRDSVSSEEEEDSDEEDGGKTSCLPVNLRKEDILGIHRDRMKIQSSLADIDPMVIDQSVRFDSVGGLTSHISALKEMVVFPLLYPEVFDKFKIQPPRGCLFYGPPGTGKTLVARALANECSQGDRKVAFFMRKGADCLSKWVGESERQLRLLFDQAYQMRPSIIFFDEIDGLAPVRSSRQDQIHSSIVSTLLALMDGLDSRGEVVVIGATNRLDAIDPALRRPGRFDREFLFGLPDRESRRDILKIHTHQWCPAPSDTFLDELADKCVGYCGADIKAVCAEAALCALRRRYPQIYSSSQKLLLDVSSINVTATDFLAAMAKTVAASQRAVSSPAKALAPALAPLLGSELAALLDGLQKLFPHAEQGLRKRREASDLLEDDLLYSGDEGTSSNTSISKQTPPSTGSFLHLARSAVHQPTSHRPRLLLTGRPGAGQSAHLAPAMLHALERFSVYTLDVAVLFGVSSTSPEEACAQVFCEARRTSPSILYVPRIQRWWDTVGPALKATFTSLLQDLPSFSPVLLLATSDQAHHDLDHEVQALFRVEHGEVHSIRTPTQQERRRFFEDLILFQAAKAPASKKKALMHAMEVLPLAPPPPPRQMSDRERLRMEEKEEDTLRELRLFLRNVTERLAQDKRFRAFSRPVDVEEVPDYTTVIKSPMDLSTVLAHVDSHKYVTVREFANDVDLIWKNALEYNPDSDPSDRQIRHRACALKDTLHAIIRDELDEDFDMICEQIRNSRNKRGDCLVNYIT